Sequence from the Mauremys mutica isolate MM-2020 ecotype Southern chromosome 2, ASM2049712v1, whole genome shotgun sequence genome:
agTTGGACCCAGGATCGTGTGCCAGCACCGCCTGGCTTGAGTGCCAGtgcccagtgccccctggtgccctgccctggagggtgcccagcccccccccggctgccggcagcggggccccgcgttcccggccccgccgTACCTGGTTCCTGGCCGCCGGCAGGGGGCGTTGGGTCCGGAGGGCTGGTGGGCTCTTGGGGCCcgcggggaggagaggggggtgggggagacacagAGAGCGTCACTGGCACCTCCTTTGTGCATGGAGGGAAATCCAGGGAGCCAGAGCCCGACCccaggccggccccggcccctccctccccccccccccctccagactGTCAGATGCGCCTGGGACACAGACCCGGCGGGGATGGGGGAGCCCTAAGGAAacgccaggggctgcaggcagcagggggtcagtagggggcgctctcccctctctGTGCTGACCTgtggggggcactagggggcgctgggctgcagggtcggggggggctcagtagggggcggtGCCCCTCTCCGTGCTGAtctgtggggggcactggggggcgctgggcagcgggcggggggggctcagtagggggtgctctcccctctcCGTGCTGACCtgtgggggcactggggggcgctgggcagcgggggctcagtagggggagCTCTCCCCTCTCCGTGCTGACCtgtgggggcactggggggcgctgggcagcagggggctcaggaggcgACGCTCTCCCCTCTCCGTGCTGACCtgtgggggcactggggggcgctgggcagcgggggctcagtagggggcgctctcccctctccGTGCTGAcctgtggggggcactggggggcgctgggcagcagggcggggggctcagtagggggtgctctcccctctcCGTGCTGACCtgtgggggcactggggggcgctgggcagcagggcggggggctcagtagggggcgctctcccctcgccGTGCTGACCTgtgggggcactagggggcgctgggcagcagggcgggggggctcagtagggggcgctctcccctcgccGTGCTGACCTgtggggggcactagggggcgctgggctgcagggtcgggggggctcagtagggggcagtGCCCCTCTCCGTGCTGACCtgtgggggcactgggggggtgctgggcagcagggcggggggctcagtagggggtggTGCCCCTCTCCGTGCTGACCtgtgggggcactggggggcgccGGGCAGCGGGGGGGCTCAGCGCTCCCCGTGCAGTTGGGACGGGCTCGGTGGCGCGGTGCCGCGGGCGGTGCTCCCGGAGAAGTGCCGTCCTGCAGACGGGGTCATGAGTGCTAAGGGCCCCTGGCCTGTCCCCGAAGGGTGGGGGCGAGTCTGTGGGGCGGGCGATGCCAGCCTGCCCCCTGCGGGCAGGGGCCTCGGGCACCACCCAGCTGCCCTGTCCCGCTGCCCGGGGTgcagctgggatccctgcaggGAGAGTTGTGGGCGCCCTCAGGGCacggggggcagagagctgggggatgggggggcgctggccccagagccccactggggcattcccccccccccgggctggacGGCTGCAGCCAGGCCCAATGCGTTACAGTGGGgccgtcagcccccccccccgcccgcacaCCCCACCCCATAGCACCGCTTACCGTCAGCAGCCACAATGGCCAGGAGCAGCACCACGGCCCCAGCGACAGCCAGCACCCTGCAACGCGAGACCGGGGTCACCCCCTGgacagacctcctcccccaccctcacccccaggccgggggaggggcagagacctggggagggggaggggagcggccCCAGCGACAGCCAGCACCCTGTAATGCGAGACCGGGGTCACCCCCTGgacagacctcctcccccaccctcacccccaggccgggggaggggcagagacctggggagggggaggggagcggccCCAGCGACAGCCAGCACCCTGCAATGCGAGACCGGGGTCACCCCCTGGacaggcctcccccccccccaggccgggggagggggcagagacctggggagggggaggggagcgggccCAGCGACAGCCAGCACCCTGCAATGCGAGACCGGGGTCACCCCCTGGAcaggcctcctccccccacccccacccccaggccgggggagggggcagagacctggggagggggaggggagcatccAGCCTGGGCAAGGAGAACCCGGAATTTAATAAGGAATCAGCATTTTAACtagtgcagagcccccccccccagctcctcggcACCCCCCCAcagtgctcccctccccccacaatgccagctcctcagccccctccccgcagccagtCGGTCACCTCCACCGCCCCagagaatcccccccccccgaccattCACACACCCGCCTGCTTGGCCACCCCATTCCCCAGCATTTTAGACTCTGGCAGGTGCTgccatcacccccacccccaccccatgctgccccccctCCAGGCACCCCCACAAGCCCAAATGGAAAACCTGCCAGATCCCAGCCTGCCCTGGAGCCCCCGTCCTGCTCCCCGCACCCTGCCCTTGCCCTGTTTCGGCCCCTCGCGCTGCTGTCGGcgcaagagccttctcctctgcagctcctccctcaccgaGCCACTCGCCTCTCCCCAGCTCGAGGCCTGGCCCCTGCCGTTCCCAGGCCGCCCCAGGGCAGGAGGCTGGCACTCCGGGGCTGTTCAGAGGCCAGAGcgcccctgcccccatcagcgCCTCACCCCGCTCGGGGCAGAGGCTGGCAGTGGCCGTGGGAGACTCCATCGTGCCTGCCCCAGCAAGGTGCCagctgggcaggggattgggtcccagggcagaggaaggggggaggcCAAGGGGGCTGCCCCAGGAGGCTGGCCAGACACCGACGGCCCAGCCTGAGCCAGGGCACCCcaagcccagccagagccctgctctAGACTAGAGACCTGGGGCAGGACGGGGCAGAGGCTGCAGGGCCCCAGCCGAGGGCTGAGATGTGAGAGCTCTGGAGCCGCCAGCTGCAGGGCGTAGGCTCATCACTGGCTGTGGGGCCGGAAGGAGCCCCCACCCCGGACAGGCCTGTGCAGCGAGGAGCTGCAGGGAGTCTGGGACGCATCGAGGCCTCGGGCCGGGACACGACGGGACCCTGCCCCGAGCTCCGGCCTGGCAGATGGGCTGGCTGGCAGCTCCCCGCCATCTCCAGAGCCTGTGGCTGGATGCTCTGCAGCTCCACAGGGCCTGCCCGTGAACCACCCGCTCGGCACCCCTCCAGCACGGCGATGCCGCCGCGGGTCCCAGCTGTGCGAAGGGAACGaccatccctccagcccccacccggACCCTGCTCACAGACCCACTCCAAGGCCTGGCAAactgagctccagcagcagggagttccacaggcaaATCCATGCTGTGGGGACCGGGCTTTCCTCATGGCCGTTCTCTGACCACTGCCCTCAGCTCCCCGAGCAGCCCCTTGTTCCCAAGCTGCACCGCGGGGGGCAGAGACCAGCCGGctgccccctgcctccctcccccccgcccccggcagcaaTTTTTTTGGGAGCTGGAAACGGGTAAAAGCTGGTGAGAAGCTCTGGTCCCTGGCGTGTCCTGGccacactgtgtgtgtgggggggtctgatcctgcccccccccccggggctggtGTCATGCGAGGCCAGGATGGCCGGCATGCCAGGGTGAAGCGGTGTCACTGTCCGGGGGGCGATTACAGCAGTTGGTCCCGGGGCACCCCACAGCACCCTCCCCCCggcactgccccccagctccccacggcCCTGGCGCAGCCAAGGAAGGGGCCACTCACCTGCCCAGCGGCTGCATGTTTCCCCGCGGCGTGGTGCTGTGGGGCCCGTGGGGAGCACAGGAGGATCTGCAGGAGCCCCAGACGCTGACCCCCAACCTGCATGGAAGCGACAGACGGGCCATTATAAGGGCCCGGTGCTGGGAGGAGCCAGCTGGCAGCCGGCCAGCCAATCCCTGCCTGGCCGTGTTACATTGCAGCCCCGGGGGGGCATCACctgagctgctgcttctcccctccccagccagcctgtgcccaggggcgcagggctgggcagggctgggcccagagACCTGCACTTCCAGGGCGCTCCGCCCTgtgccctgggctctgagacacCCGGAGGCGGGTGGGGGCTGCGCTCCTGCCTGGCCTGGCACTGCTAGGGATGCCCTGAGCCGGGTGCCAGACGTCCCTGCAGGAACAGAGGGGTTAAAGAAAGGGGTGGGGGCGCTCAGCGCCAGGACTCAGCCACAGGGGCCCGGCCAGTGCCCCCCTCAGGTGGGCACCACAGACCTTTCTGCCAGGCTCCTTGTGCCCGGATTGGGCCGGGCGGGGGCTCAGGATTCCCAGGGTGCAGTGGGACATTCAATAGCAGCTACGCTAAAGGGATTGGGGGGGTGGAatgaaccccccccccgctgcacccccatccccccatgaGGAGAAGGGCTCAGAGCCCGGCACCAGGGGTGCTCCTTGGAGAGCTGCGTCTCTGCCCCGCGGTCTGAGCCCCTGGGGCTagtccccagcctgctccccaggGAGGGGTTCCTGGAGCAGGCGTGGGGCAGTGGTGCACGAGGCAGGgggagatcccccccccccgccccccagctgagGTGACAGCCCATTTGTGGCTGGCTTTGATCACTGCCTGCCAGGGAGCAACGTACCGTGAACGCCAAGGGGCCGGGGCAGCCTCTTGCCCAGACTCCGAGGGGGCCGGTGTCTGaaggcagctgcccagcccctgccccatgctctgccccatgcctgcctcagggcctttcccctctcctcccctgcctggggcctCTCGCACTGcctgagctggggggcggggaggctgccAGGGGACTCCCCGTCCTCTCCCCGCAGCACGCTCAGAGCAGTGCCCGGAGCCCCCCCGCGCCCGGCCTCGGCACAGGGCCGGGGTCACAGCGGGGGGCTGGGCTCTCTTTGGCTGAGGGCAGCAGGGACAAAGGCTACGGCCCAGCAGAAACTAACCCTGGGCCCAGAAAATACCCAACAGGaaagctggggccgggggggtcagAGAGAGGCCTACGGGGGCCCCCGGGGCGATGAGAGAGCAGCCACTGCCAGGGTGGGAGCGGGTGCCCGGGAGGGGAAGGGTCCTAGG
This genomic interval carries:
- the LOC123364842 gene encoding uncharacterized protein LOC123364842 isoform X2 → MGQSMGQGLGSCLQTPAPSESGQEAAPAPWRSRLGVSVWGSCRSSCAPHGPHSTTPRGNMQPLGRVLAVAGAVVLLLAIVAADEPTSPPDPTPPAGGQEPGEPTSPPEQLTRGVTPVSLGVAERLLTDDTHLGGLDGDSASLDALNSGTFNLDPLAGDAQSGPAGDLPAQSNESQESVDHDTDSEEALASQGM
- the LOC123364842 gene encoding uncharacterized protein LOC123364842 isoform X3; translation: MGQSMGQGLGSCLQTPAPSESGQEAAPAPWRSRLGVSVWGSCRSSCAPHGPHSTTPRGNMQPLGRVLAVAGAVVLLLAIVAADEPTSPPDPTPPAGGQEPGVTPVSLGVAERLLTDDTHLGGLDGDSASLDALNSGTFNLDPLAGDAQSGPAGDLPAQSNESQESVDHDTDSEEALASQGM